A section of the Methanofollis sp. UBA420 genome encodes:
- a CDS encoding class I SAM-dependent methyltransferase, giving the protein MKSEEHFHDCADAYDDLIVGIVPDAPAFFGTVVSSLPDGETSVLELGSGTGYVTEMVLRASTAASVTCIDMDPAMLAVARRKETLRGVSFLEGDFRDIWPEEQFDIVLTSLCLHHLSDQDRAAVVRRIHTTLRPGGIFVNGDVFRGVTSEEEERDCRLWQQAMAENGLPVEEIEAMLARREKNAACLNTLPGYLQKMKDAGFRQITCSYRHSIYAVVTCTR; this is encoded by the coding sequence ATGAAGAGCGAGGAGCACTTCCATGACTGTGCCGATGCCTACGATGACCTTATCGTTGGAATTGTCCCTGATGCCCCGGCCTTTTTCGGCACGGTCGTCTCCTCCCTTCCCGACGGTGAAACCTCTGTCCTTGAACTCGGGAGCGGCACCGGCTATGTGACCGAAATGGTGCTCCGCGCCAGCACGGCGGCGTCAGTCACCTGCATTGACATGGACCCGGCCATGCTCGCCGTGGCGCGGAGAAAAGAAACCCTTCGGGGAGTCTCGTTTCTCGAAGGCGACTTCAGGGACATCTGGCCCGAGGAGCAGTTCGATATCGTCCTCACCTCCCTCTGCCTCCACCATCTTTCTGACCAGGATCGTGCCGCCGTCGTCAGGCGCATCCACACAACCCTGCGGCCGGGAGGGATCTTTGTCAACGGCGACGTCTTCCGGGGAGTGACATCGGAGGAGGAGGAGAGAGACTGCCGTCTCTGGCAGCAGGCAATGGCGGAAAACGGTCTCCCCGTCGAAGAAATAGAAGCGATGCTCGCACGGCGGGAGAAGAACGCCGCCTGCCTGAACACCCTCCCCGGTTACCTGCAGAAGATGAAGGACGCCGGCTTCAGGCAGATCACGTGCTCATACCGTCACAGCATCTATGCCGTCGTCACCTGCACCCGGTGA
- a CDS encoding flavin reductase family protein, with amino-acid sequence MELQPHRREGVLPLPVVLISTISPEGVLNAAPWGNITPILRPLDEIVLASWVKRDTLDNIRATGEFVVNVPTADMSREVMVCARTYPPEINEFAEAHLTPHPSKTVRPPGIEGCIAWMECRLVEEICREKYVLVIGKVEHLEGNDCFFTPDGEMDPAARPLCMICGNKGMQFTYPEPTGHFATYAEMFLK; translated from the coding sequence ATGGAACTACAGCCACACAGACGGGAGGGTGTCCTCCCGCTACCGGTCGTCCTCATCTCGACCATCTCCCCTGAGGGCGTCCTCAATGCCGCTCCCTGGGGGAACATCACCCCGATCCTGCGGCCTCTCGACGAGATCGTCCTTGCTTCCTGGGTGAAGCGGGACACTCTGGACAATATCAGGGCGACCGGCGAGTTCGTCGTCAATGTCCCGACCGCCGACATGAGCCGCGAGGTCATGGTCTGCGCCCGCACCTATCCTCCTGAGATCAACGAGTTCGCCGAGGCGCACCTCACACCCCACCCCTCGAAAACCGTGCGCCCGCCCGGCATCGAGGGGTGCATCGCATGGATGGAGTGCAGACTTGTCGAGGAGATCTGCAGGGAAAAATATGTGCTCGTCATCGGGAAGGTCGAGCACCTCGAAGGCAATGACTGCTTCTTCACCCCGGACGGAGAGATGGACCCTGCCGCTCGGCCGCTCTGCATGATCTGCGGAAACAAAGGGATGCAGTTTACCTATCCTGAACCAACCGGGCACTTTGCCACATATGCCGAGATGTTTCTCAAATAG
- a CDS encoding acylphosphatase, with product MHAVVRGRVQGVGYRSYVGGCAGRSGVAGYVRNLPDGTVEMVAEGDADDLATFLEEVWARGEPVIAVEDLTVEVSEPTGEFTGFEARFGDRKEELFKRSMLALDLMKALLKTEQEMIAEQRRTNALLEELVGAGRK from the coding sequence GTGCATGCTGTCGTACGCGGCCGGGTGCAGGGTGTTGGCTACAGGAGTTATGTCGGTGGGTGTGCGGGCAGGAGCGGCGTCGCGGGATATGTGAGAAACCTTCCCGACGGCACGGTCGAGATGGTGGCCGAGGGGGATGCCGACGACCTTGCAACCTTTCTCGAAGAGGTGTGGGCGCGGGGCGAACCGGTGATCGCGGTCGAGGACCTGACGGTCGAAGTTTCAGAACCCACCGGCGAGTTCACTGGCTTCGAGGCACGTTTCGGCGACAGGAAAGAGGAACTCTTCAAGAGGAGCATGCTCGCCCTCGACCTGATGAAGGCGCTCCTGAAGACAGAACAGGAGATGATTGCCGAGCAGAGGAGGACGAACGCACTCCTCGAAGAACTTGTCGGGGCCGGCAGAAAATGA
- a CDS encoding ABC transporter ATP-binding protein, translating to MIEFRHVSLALGDFSLKDVSLSIEKGDYYFIIGPSGAGKTVVLEAIAGLHLPDAGEVLIRGEDVSAVLPEKRRIALVYQDYSLFPHMTVRENIAFGPKMQKLTKEEVASRTERLLVSFGIERLADRYPGTMSGGEQQRVAIARALAVEPEILLLDEPFSALDPLTRERLMIDIGRIHRERGLTIVQVTHAREEALRLATRAAVVIDGSLAQEGPVREVFEDPQSVEVARFVGMENILDGTVTENAGGLAGVRVGDVDISAISDSSAGERVAVVVGAADVAIARPGEGTGMARNRFEATVTGIVPLGGALVRLHLDCGFPLTALVTRRSADEEGLAAGMVVIASFKASAARTLPAD from the coding sequence ATGATCGAGTTTAGGCATGTCTCTCTCGCCCTTGGCGACTTTTCCCTGAAGGACGTTTCCCTCTCCATCGAGAAAGGGGACTACTACTTCATCATCGGACCGTCGGGAGCGGGAAAGACCGTGGTCCTGGAGGCGATCGCGGGCCTCCATCTCCCTGACGCGGGAGAAGTGCTCATCCGCGGCGAGGACGTCTCGGCCGTGCTGCCGGAGAAACGGCGGATCGCTCTCGTCTACCAGGACTACTCCCTCTTCCCCCACATGACCGTGCGGGAGAACATCGCCTTCGGTCCGAAGATGCAGAAACTCACGAAGGAGGAGGTCGCCAGCCGGACGGAGAGGCTGCTCGTGTCCTTCGGGATCGAACGCCTTGCCGACCGCTATCCTGGAACGATGAGCGGCGGCGAGCAGCAGAGGGTGGCGATCGCCCGCGCCCTTGCCGTGGAGCCCGAGATCCTCCTCCTCGACGAACCCTTCTCCGCGCTGGACCCGCTGACGCGGGAACGGCTGATGATCGATATCGGGCGCATCCACCGGGAAAGGGGCCTCACCATCGTACAGGTGACCCATGCACGGGAGGAGGCTCTGCGTCTTGCCACACGCGCGGCGGTGGTCATCGATGGCAGTCTGGCGCAGGAGGGGCCTGTGCGGGAGGTCTTCGAAGACCCGCAGTCGGTTGAAGTGGCCCGCTTCGTCGGCATGGAGAACATCCTCGACGGAACTGTGACAGAGAACGCGGGCGGCCTTGCCGGGGTGCGGGTCGGTGATGTCGACATCTCTGCCATCTCAGACTCCTCTGCCGGAGAGAGGGTGGCGGTGGTCGTCGGGGCGGCCGACGTCGCGATCGCACGCCCCGGCGAGGGCACAGGCATGGCCCGGAACAGGTTCGAGGCGACGGTCACCGGCATCGTGCCCCTCGGCGGGGCGCTCGTCCGTCTCCACCTTGACTGCGGTTTCCCGCTCACGGCGCTCGTTACCAGGCGCTCTGCCGATGAAGAAGGCCTTGCCGCGGGTATGGTCGTCATCGCCTCCTTCAAGGCAAGCGCCGCCCGCACCCTGCCGGCAGACTGA
- a CDS encoding ABC transporter permease — protein sequence MAQTSVLRDRCLVSFSLIGGVILGLTVLSLLSMTVKELSDIPHLLRVASDAKVVDSVVLTMGAGLNAVLILLILGIPLAYVLARTDFRGKGVVESIVDIPLILPHTVAGILVYLLFMRRGLIGAPFYAVGISFEDAYLGIVVAMVFVASPYFVNAVREGFEKVPVHLENVARTLGASRFTAFRTVVLPLAARDIFNGSILAWGRAIGEFAAIIMIAYYPMVISTLIYYRFTTSGIKESSTVAFVMILACFTVFIILRTASRFIGRKYDRV from the coding sequence ATGGCCCAGACCTCAGTACTCCGTGACCGCTGCCTGGTCTCCTTCTCTCTCATCGGCGGCGTGATCCTCGGCCTCACCGTCCTCTCCCTCCTCTCGATGACCGTGAAGGAACTCTCCGATATCCCTCACCTCCTGAGAGTCGCCTCTGACGCGAAGGTGGTCGACTCCGTCGTCCTGACGATGGGAGCAGGGCTGAACGCCGTCCTCATCCTCCTCATTCTCGGCATCCCCCTCGCGTATGTCCTCGCACGGACCGACTTCCGCGGCAAGGGGGTCGTGGAGAGCATCGTCGATATCCCCCTCATCCTCCCGCACACCGTGGCGGGCATCCTCGTCTACCTGTTGTTCATGCGCCGCGGCCTCATCGGCGCCCCATTTTATGCAGTCGGCATCTCGTTCGAGGACGCCTACCTCGGCATCGTCGTCGCCATGGTCTTCGTGGCCTCGCCGTACTTCGTGAACGCGGTGCGAGAGGGCTTTGAGAAGGTGCCTGTCCACCTCGAAAACGTGGCCCGGACTCTCGGGGCCTCGCGGTTCACGGCCTTTCGCACCGTTGTCCTCCCTCTTGCAGCCCGAGACATCTTCAACGGGAGTATCCTTGCCTGGGGGAGGGCGATCGGGGAGTTCGCCGCGATCATCATGATCGCCTACTATCCGATGGTCATCTCCACGCTCATCTACTACCGGTTCACGACGAGCGGGATCAAGGAGAGCAGCACCGTCGCTTTCGTGATGATCCTCGCCTGTTTCACCGTCTTTATCATCCTGCGGACAGCAAGCCGCTTTATCGGGAGGAAATATGATCGAGTTTAG
- the wtpA gene encoding tungstate ABC transporter substrate-binding protein WtpA, producing the protein MNSKITALSVVLLLCAAIFLCGCTTTQQTDGGNQTPAETTAPVETTAAAAGQIITVYHAGSLAAPFEELEKQYETAHPGVDVRLVPGGSTKLVKDITDLGKSADVFASADYTLIPQLMMPGSADWYVTFAKNQIVLCYTNQSKYADEISADTWYTILEKPDVQWACSDPNLDPCGYRSLMAIQLAEQHYGNDTLFDRVVSEHSNITVTEENGTYTILATSPEPKDTFQIRPKSVELVQMLQNGGIDYAWEYRSVASQNNLNFVELPEAIDLSSVTYADDYAKVTIETAGGLMTAKPIVYGATVPKNAENPEGGIAFVQMLIGDKGQAVMDAQGQPPIVPAGGFGTVPAELKALTASP; encoded by the coding sequence ATGAATAGTAAAATTACGGCATTATCTGTGGTTTTGCTCCTCTGCGCCGCCATATTCCTCTGCGGCTGCACGACCACCCAGCAGACCGACGGTGGCAACCAGACACCTGCGGAGACCACCGCACCGGTAGAGACGACGGCCGCCGCGGCCGGTCAGATTATCACCGTTTACCATGCAGGCAGCCTCGCCGCCCCCTTCGAAGAACTTGAAAAGCAGTACGAGACAGCGCATCCGGGTGTCGATGTCAGGCTCGTCCCCGGCGGCTCGACCAAGCTTGTCAAGGACATCACCGACCTCGGCAAGAGCGCCGACGTCTTTGCGTCGGCTGACTACACCCTCATCCCGCAGCTGATGATGCCGGGCTCGGCCGACTGGTACGTGACCTTCGCGAAGAACCAGATCGTGCTCTGCTACACCAACCAGAGCAAGTACGCCGACGAGATCAGCGCCGACACCTGGTATACCATCCTGGAGAAGCCCGACGTTCAGTGGGCATGCTCCGACCCGAACCTCGACCCCTGCGGTTACCGCTCCCTGATGGCGATCCAGCTCGCGGAGCAGCACTATGGCAACGACACCCTCTTCGACAGAGTCGTCTCCGAGCACTCGAACATCACGGTGACTGAAGAGAACGGCACGTACACGATCCTCGCTACCTCCCCCGAGCCGAAGGACACCTTCCAGATCAGGCCGAAGTCGGTCGAACTTGTCCAGATGCTCCAGAATGGCGGCATCGACTATGCCTGGGAATACCGCTCGGTCGCCTCCCAGAACAATCTCAACTTCGTCGAACTCCCTGAGGCGATCGACCTCTCCTCGGTGACGTACGCCGACGACTATGCAAAGGTGACGATAGAGACTGCCGGCGGCCTCATGACCGCAAAGCCGATCGTCTACGGCGCGACCGTGCCGAAGAACGCGGAGAACCCTGAGGGCGGCATCGCATTCGTCCAGATGCTCATCGGTGACAAAGGGCAGGCTGTCATGGACGCACAGGGCCAGCCCCCGATCGTCCCGGCAGGTGGTTTCGGCACTGTCCCGGCCGAACTGAAGGCCCTCACCGCATCCCCCTGA
- the hisD gene encoding histidinol dehydrogenase: MWKALDIEEWKNQRRSDLAGAKDAVAGIVDAVRKDGDEALYALTKKFDHIDLEDLAVAPEEFEGAYEEVDDALVESLAEAEAHIRRFHELQRNRSLWLDEVEPGVILGVKTTPLDRIGAYVPGGRAAYPSTALMTTVPAQVAGVAEICVCSPPPIHPLTLVALDIAGVDECYRVGGAQAIAAMALGTETIDPVQKIVGPGNVFVTAAKMMLREEAEIDFPAGPSEIGILADATAKPAFVAADVLAQAEHDPHAGCILVTTDPSLPAKVGAEIKRQMATAERRAIIEKALDHSGYVVVRDLDEAIAAMDDIAPEHLSIQVADPMAALTAVRNAGSIFVGPYTAVAFGDYASGTNHVLPTAGYAKVYSGLDIHHFCKTSSVQMISREGLEWLGGIVENLASAEGLHAHANSVKIRRRKDA; the protein is encoded by the coding sequence ATGTGGAAGGCGCTGGACATAGAGGAATGGAAGAACCAGCGGCGGTCCGACCTTGCAGGGGCGAAGGACGCCGTCGCCGGTATCGTCGATGCGGTGCGGAAGGACGGTGACGAGGCGCTCTACGCGCTCACGAAGAAGTTCGACCACATCGACCTTGAGGACCTTGCCGTCGCCCCCGAGGAGTTCGAGGGTGCGTACGAGGAGGTGGACGACGCCCTGGTCGAGAGCCTTGCCGAGGCCGAGGCACACATCAGGCGTTTCCACGAACTGCAGCGCAACCGCTCGCTCTGGCTCGACGAGGTGGAACCCGGGGTGATCCTGGGCGTGAAGACGACGCCCCTCGACCGCATCGGCGCCTACGTGCCGGGCGGCAGGGCCGCGTATCCGTCGACCGCCCTGATGACGACGGTCCCGGCGCAGGTGGCTGGGGTCGCGGAGATCTGCGTCTGCTCCCCGCCCCCGATCCATCCCCTCACCCTGGTGGCCCTCGATATCGCCGGTGTGGACGAGTGTTACCGCGTCGGCGGCGCACAGGCGATCGCGGCGATGGCTCTCGGCACGGAAACCATCGACCCGGTCCAGAAGATCGTCGGGCCAGGGAATGTCTTTGTGACGGCGGCGAAGATGATGCTGCGTGAAGAGGCCGAGATCGACTTCCCGGCCGGCCCCTCGGAGATCGGTATCCTTGCCGACGCGACGGCGAAGCCCGCGTTCGTCGCGGCCGACGTCCTTGCCCAGGCCGAGCACGACCCCCATGCCGGGTGCATCCTGGTGACCACCGACCCCTCCCTCCCGGCGAAGGTCGGCGCGGAGATCAAGAGGCAGATGGCCACGGCGGAGAGGCGCGCCATCATCGAGAAGGCCCTCGATCACTCGGGCTATGTGGTCGTCCGCGACCTTGACGAGGCGATCGCCGCGATGGACGACATCGCCCCGGAGCACCTCTCCATCCAGGTCGCCGACCCGATGGCGGCCCTCACCGCGGTGCGGAACGCGGGTTCCATCTTTGTCGGGCCGTACACCGCTGTCGCCTTCGGCGACTACGCCTCAGGCACCAATCATGTGCTGCCGACCGCGGGGTATGCGAAGGTCTACTCCGGACTCGACATCCACCACTTCTGCAAGACCTCCTCTGTCCAGATGATCAGCAGGGAGGGTCTTGAGTGGCTCGGCGGTATCGTGGAGAACCTCGCCTCTGCCGAGGGCCTCCACGCCCATGCAAACTCTGTCAAGATCCGCAGGCGGAAGGACGCCTGA
- a CDS encoding HD domain-containing protein, translated as MANRKETFVGDIADGEEVDGIFLLRSAEVKQKRDGSPYILAQVADRTGSLACNIWGVQGYGEAVSTAAEKLKVGAVYRIRGFAKAYNGAVQVSVNEGIADLAEVPPDEVSAADFVCAPVNEAELKGGVLAMAGDIADGALRDLVLEAIAGADGFFMKPAAKSRHHEYRGGLAGHTLETARIAAASCDAACIPMDRDLVVAGALLHDIGKAFCFDEAGLAFTARPEYDLVGHVTIGVSYLARFRGRIPEERFSHLLHIVQAHHGPHGEVPCHTPEAWAVHLADLTSATLREAADDQKEAEPGTRKNGWRSGGPVWRF; from the coding sequence ATGGCCAACCGGAAGGAAACCTTTGTCGGGGATATCGCCGATGGGGAGGAGGTCGACGGGATCTTTCTCCTCAGGTCTGCCGAAGTGAAGCAGAAGAGGGACGGGAGTCCCTATATCCTGGCGCAGGTCGCCGACAGGACCGGGTCTCTCGCCTGCAACATCTGGGGCGTGCAGGGGTACGGCGAGGCCGTTTCTACGGCGGCAGAAAAACTGAAGGTCGGGGCTGTCTACCGTATCCGGGGCTTTGCAAAGGCCTACAACGGCGCGGTGCAGGTATCGGTGAACGAAGGGATCGCCGACCTCGCAGAGGTGCCGCCCGACGAGGTCTCTGCGGCGGACTTCGTCTGTGCGCCGGTGAACGAGGCCGAACTGAAGGGTGGTGTGCTGGCGATGGCCGGCGATATCGCCGACGGCGCACTGCGAGATCTGGTGCTCGAAGCGATTGCCGGCGCGGACGGGTTCTTCATGAAACCTGCCGCGAAGTCGCGGCACCACGAGTACCGCGGCGGCCTTGCCGGACACACCCTGGAGACGGCCAGGATCGCGGCAGCGTCCTGCGATGCCGCCTGCATCCCGATGGACCGCGACCTCGTCGTCGCGGGGGCGCTCCTCCACGATATCGGGAAGGCATTCTGCTTCGACGAGGCCGGGCTTGCCTTCACGGCGAGACCCGAGTATGACCTCGTCGGCCATGTCACCATTGGCGTCTCCTATCTTGCCCGGTTCCGCGGCCGCATCCCGGAGGAAAGATTTTCTCACCTGCTCCATATTGTCCAGGCCCACCACGGCCCCCACGGCGAGGTGCCCTGCCACACGCCGGAGGCATGGGCCGTCCACCTGGCGGACCTGACGAGCGCCACCCTGCGCGAGGCGGCCGACGACCAGAAGGAGGCCGAACCCGGCACCCGGAAGAACGGGTGGCGGAGCGGCGGCCCTGTCTGGCGGTTCTGA
- the brxD gene encoding BREX system ATP-binding protein BrxD, which translates to MDGRKTESIGIINALRRGTVPASGLERLAVGLSVEEEVIGRQLDFAASGGADIKFVCGDYGSGKTFLVARALEIAREKTFVTAHVMISADTPLHKESALYYRILSSLRTAEHENALKEIVDDWIFAIEERIIEVEGVSEEDEALKTGTVERIEAALADISAVNPALAAALRVYYTANCAGDFPLAQAALGWLSGEPHVGRKFRQAAGVKGEVDEVSALVFLRGFMRIIRAAGYAGLAVAVDEVETVQALPSNLRAKGYGNLRQIVDAVDRGEMSHCYFLFTGTPAFFEGSKGIRSLPPLYDRLKIVGADDYANPLQAQIRLRPFDLQKLEEAALKVCEVYADAAAPVDRNRVSHRFMQGMIDRVTTGFGGRVDVIPRIFLREFVDVLDKCGLYPEYNPAAAYAFDREKVKGDLKEEEEAVLEVEF; encoded by the coding sequence ATGGACGGGAGAAAAACAGAGAGTATCGGGATCATCAATGCGCTCAGGCGCGGGACTGTGCCTGCATCGGGGCTGGAACGTCTTGCCGTTGGCCTGTCGGTGGAAGAAGAGGTGATCGGCAGACAACTTGACTTCGCCGCATCGGGAGGGGCCGACATCAAATTCGTCTGCGGGGATTACGGGAGCGGGAAGACTTTTCTGGTGGCGCGGGCCCTGGAAATCGCACGGGAAAAGACGTTTGTCACCGCGCACGTGATGATCTCGGCAGACACCCCTCTCCACAAGGAGAGCGCGCTGTATTACCGGATCCTCTCGTCTCTCAGGACTGCGGAGCACGAGAACGCCCTCAAAGAGATCGTGGACGACTGGATCTTCGCGATCGAGGAGAGGATCATCGAGGTCGAAGGGGTCTCGGAGGAGGACGAGGCCCTGAAGACCGGGACGGTGGAGAGGATCGAGGCGGCCCTTGCCGACATCTCGGCAGTGAACCCCGCACTCGCCGCGGCGCTCCGGGTCTACTACACGGCGAACTGCGCCGGGGACTTCCCTCTCGCCCAGGCGGCGCTCGGCTGGCTCTCGGGCGAACCCCATGTGGGGCGGAAGTTCAGGCAGGCGGCCGGCGTGAAGGGCGAGGTGGACGAGGTCTCGGCGCTCGTCTTTCTGCGGGGCTTTATGCGGATCATCAGGGCGGCCGGGTATGCCGGGCTTGCAGTGGCGGTGGACGAGGTCGAGACGGTGCAGGCCCTGCCCTCGAACCTCCGGGCAAAGGGCTACGGTAACCTCCGCCAGATCGTCGACGCCGTCGACAGGGGGGAGATGTCGCACTGCTACTTCCTCTTCACCGGCACGCCGGCCTTCTTCGAGGGGTCGAAGGGGATACGCTCTCTGCCGCCCCTGTACGACCGCCTGAAGATCGTGGGCGCTGACGACTATGCCAACCCCCTCCAGGCCCAGATCCGTCTCCGCCCCTTCGACCTGCAGAAACTGGAAGAGGCGGCCCTGAAGGTCTGCGAGGTCTATGCCGACGCCGCCGCGCCGGTGGACAGGAACCGCGTCTCCCACCGCTTTATGCAGGGGATGATCGACCGTGTCACGACGGGGTTCGGCGGGAGGGTGGACGTCATCCCCCGCATTTTCCTCCGCGAATTCGTGGATGTGCTGGACAAGTGCGGGCTGTACCCGGAGTACAACCCCGCGGCCGCCTATGCCTTCGACAGGGAGAAGGTGAAGGGTGACCTGAAGGAGGAGGAAGAGGCGGTGCTTGAGGTGGAGTTCTGA
- a CDS encoding ATP-binding protein produces the protein MRAGEITRQLFSFSDRTEPRKDTLDVADIIHEAANYALRGSKSTCRLDLGPGPMPVDADPAQILQVLQALIINADQAMPGGGEVTIGAQVVEVSGNDPVPLPIGSYVRITVRDDGVGIQKEHLGRIFDPYFTTKKHGSGLGLAVALPIIKNHGGWMDVASETGAGTIFSLYLPSSAHNVHAEMKPEVITSGRIGSILLMDDEAGILETTSDILRHLGYTVTTAQDGEEAVTRFEEALKEGKPFDGVILDLTVPGRMGGEETFTRLRELDPAVKVVVSSGYLNDPVVRNPKTFGLFGSIGKPYRIDELSRMLQELLNA, from the coding sequence ATGCGGGCGGGGGAGATCACGCGGCAACTCTTCAGTTTCTCCGATAGGACAGAACCCCGGAAAGACACGCTGGATGTCGCCGACATCATCCATGAAGCGGCAAATTACGCACTCCGCGGCTCGAAGAGCACCTGCAGGCTCGACCTCGGGCCCGGGCCGATGCCGGTGGACGCCGACCCTGCCCAGATCCTCCAGGTGCTCCAGGCACTGATCATCAATGCCGACCAGGCGATGCCCGGCGGCGGTGAAGTGACTATCGGGGCACAGGTCGTGGAGGTGTCAGGGAACGATCCTGTCCCTCTTCCGATAGGTTCGTACGTGCGGATCACGGTGAGGGACGATGGCGTCGGCATCCAGAAGGAGCATCTGGGGCGGATCTTCGACCCCTATTTCACGACCAAAAAGCATGGTTCCGGCCTCGGCCTTGCGGTCGCCCTTCCCATCATCAAGAATCATGGAGGATGGATGGATGTGGCGTCTGAAACCGGTGCCGGGACAATCTTCTCCCTTTATCTGCCATCATCTGCACATAATGTACATGCAGAGATGAAGCCCGAGGTCATAACGTCAGGCAGGATCGGGTCGATCCTGCTGATGGACGACGAAGCAGGTATTCTCGAAACCACCAGCGACATTCTCCGGCATCTCGGCTACACGGTGACCACGGCACAGGACGGCGAAGAAGCGGTGACGCGCTTTGAAGAGGCGCTGAAAGAGGGGAAGCCCTTCGACGGTGTCATCCTTGACCTGACCGTGCCGGGCAGGATGGGCGGTGAGGAGACCTTCACCCGTCTCCGCGAACTCGACCCGGCGGTGAAGGTGGTGGTGTCGAGCGGCTACCTGAACGACCCTGTTGTCAGGAACCCGAAGACGTTCGGGCTCTTCGGGAGTATCGGGAAGCCGTATCGGATCGATGAACTCTCCCGCATGCTGCAGGAACTCCTCAACGCCTGA